The Neochlamydia sp. AcF84 genome includes the window CATTACCCAAGGAAATAAAATGCATCCTATCTCGTCGGCCTCTATTGGAAGCTTGCCCAATGAATTGCTACTCCCTATCTTAGAGGCTTGCGTAGTTCCTTCCTTATTTAGCGTCTGTAAAAGATGGCACCATCTGCTGGCTTCTGAAGTCATGCCTTCTCTTTATAAACAAATAGGTAAAATACATGTTTCCCAAGGGGATATTAGCAAGCAGGCTTTTATCTTAGATAGGATTTATAAGCTAGAAAGTAGACTTTCTGAAACAGCAAAGGTAAATGCAATTTTTAGGCAAATCTTTACTTTAGCTAGATCTCTTTCACCTCTAGAATTAGAATTTAAATGGATAACCGAGCAAAAAAGATATTTTACTCTGGCTAATTACTCCTCTTATCTTGTTAATATTAGTCGCCTTTTACTTTGGAAAAAACTTCCTGGTGGGGAAGAATACTTGAGCGGAGAAGCAATCAAATATTTGCCTCTAGAGAAAAAAGGGGAGCTTCTTATAGATTGGATGGAAGAAAATTGTAAAAACATCACGGCTTTGGATTTATCTGGAGTAGGCTTGACTTATTTACCCTCAGAAATATGGCAGTTATCTAAGCTGCAAGAGCTTAACTTAAGCCAAAGCCAGCTCACCAGTCTTCCTGCAGAAATCGGGCAATTGTCTAAGCTGCAAAAACTTAACTTAAGCCAAAACCAGCTCACCGCTCTGCCAGCAGAAATTGGGCAACTGTTTCAGCTGCAAGGGCTTTTCTTAATCCAGAACCAACTCACCAGCCTGCCTGCAGAA containing:
- a CDS encoding leucine-rich repeat domain-containing protein encodes the protein MHPISSASIGSLPNELLLPILEACVVPSLFSVCKRWHHLLASEVMPSLYKQIGKIHVSQGDISKQAFILDRIYKLESRLSETAKVNAIFRQIFTLARSLSPLELEFKWITEQKRYFTLANYSSYLVNISRLLLWKKLPGGEEYLSGEAIKYLPLEKKGELLIDWMEENCKNITALDLSGVGLTYLPSEIWQLSKLQELNLSQSQLTSLPAEIGQLSKLQKLNLSQNQLTALPAEIGQLFQLQGLFLIQNQLTSLPAE